From Cotesia glomerata isolate CgM1 unplaced genomic scaffold, MPM_Cglom_v2.3 scaffold_18, whole genome shotgun sequence, one genomic window encodes:
- the LOC123274006 gene encoding LOW QUALITY PROTEIN: uncharacterized protein LOC123274006 (The sequence of the model RefSeq protein was modified relative to this genomic sequence to represent the inferred CDS: deleted 1 base in 1 codon; substituted 1 base at 1 genomic stop codon): MPISIQEICSYVGAIPHSKNFTGGENIINQGHLXLNCGKVSEEKNSLKIIAFCLQSSSIRDDPHEINGEIMKDGRITGMSCSCKAGLGGACKHVVATLFYLNRNKLENLKVISCTDKKCAWNAPKKSALQQYDMNPLMTHHCLANKIELSQERKLKRNKVKSCTLNTLDVALQVTEGVHFVDPGEADNTNEYDDSEPTLENTADAIQQTDHDNEEEFRQIMINNNPSSALALHIIGRHDPVKALDNKITISAEKLMAIIKNQETSKLLSKLSELKIKFSIKECCQKVFTRLSSDVRTICEESYKFHSVWLKERQLRITASNAYKIYTYRNNKQPDWKKKSLDYFFEASFSNAATKYGLEHELLAREIYEEQISDEIFSVV; encoded by the exons atgcctatCTCAATTCAAGAAATCTGTAGTTATGTTGGTGCTATACCccatagtaaaaattttactggtggtgaaaatatcatcaatcAAGGACACCTG TAATTAAACTGCGGTAAGGTTAGCgaggaaaaaaatagtttaaaaattattgcatttTGTCTCCAATCGTCAAGTATCAGAGATGATCCTCATGAAATTAATGGTGAGATTATGAAAGATGGAAGAATCACGGGTATGAGTTGCTCTTGCAAAGCTGGTTTAGGTGGTGCGTGTAAGCATGTTGTAGCAACGCTATTTTATTTGAACCG aaataagTTGGAGAATCTAAAAGTTATCTCCTGCACGGACAAAAAGTGTGCGTGGAATGCTCCAAAAAAGTCTGCACTTCAACAATATGACATGAACCCTTTGATGACACATCACTGTCTTGCGAACAAAATAGAATTATCACaggaaagaaaattaaagcgtaataaagtaaaaagttGCACCTTAAATACCCTCGACGTAGCATTACAAGTAACAGAAGGTGTACATTTCGTGGACCCTGGTGAAGCTGATAATACAAACGAGTATGATGATTCGGAACCTACTTTAGAAAATACTGCAGATGCTATACAACAAACTGACCATGATAATGAAGAAGAATTCAGacaaataatgattaataataatccatCATCAGCTTTAGCTCTGCACAT AATCGGAAGACATGATCCtgtgaaagctcttgataacaAGATAACAATATccgctgaaaaattaatggccattataaaaaatcaagagACGTCTAAATTACTTTCGAAATTAAGTGAattgaaaatcaaattttcaattaaagaaTGTTGTCAAAAAGTATTTACTCGTCTGTCATCTGATGTTCGAACAATCTGTGAAGAATCGTATAAATTTCATAGTGTATGGCTAAAAGAAAGACAGTTGAGGATAACGGCGAGTAATGcctataaaatttatacttatCGCAATAATAAACAGCCAGACTGGAAGAAAAAATCTTTAGATTACTTTTTTGAAGCTTCATTTAGTAATGCTGCTACAAAATACGGTCTTGAACATGAACTTTTAGCTCGTGAAATTTATGAAGAACAGATATCCGATGAAATATTCAGTGTGGTTTGA